The following DNA comes from Gammaproteobacteria bacterium.
TATTTACTGTGGCATGCAAAGCATCATCAAGATCCTGAACATAAATGGTTTAGAGAGTTGTGTTATCCATTACTCAAGCAACATCTGCAGCAAAGCATCAAGCAAGGCATGAAATTAATTCATACTAATAAGTAAAAATGGCAATTTTTAATCATAACGATTTTCCCTTAACATAATCACTGTTTCTTAAGCTTGATTATTTAAAGGATAAAAATATGGAATTTACGGCATGGGCTTCCTTGGCCTTCATTTGTATGATGGGAGCGATGACTCCAGGGCCAAGCCTAGCTGTCGTATTGAAACATACTGTTTCAGGTGGGCGAATGAATGGTGTGGTGGCAAGTTTGGCGCACGGGTTAGGTATTGCGCTGTATGCTACTTTAACGGTTATCGGCTTGGCAATTATCATTAAAGAAACGCCCTGGCTTTTTAACTTAATAAAATATGCCGGTGTGATTATGTTGCTGTGGCTAGCTTATAAATCACTAACCTCTAAAGCGGCAGTAACCAAATTGGACGAACAAGGACCAACAGTAACGCTCAAACAAAGTTTTTTACACGGCTTTTTTATCGCTTTTTTTAACCCCAAACTAACGATATTTTTCTTGGCCCTGTTCGGTCAGTTTGTTGACGAACAGGCAGGTTGGCAACACAGTGCCATCATGGTCGCTACCGTTGTTAGCACTGACACCTTATGGTATTGCCTTATTGTTATCGTTTTATCACAATCGAATTTGTTGGTGAAATTAAAAGCCAATGCTCATATCGTTGACAAAGTCACCGGCATTGGACTGCTAGCCGTTGCCGCACGAGTGGCTTTATAAACAGATAACGATACTAAAAATTCTCGAGTGCAAGTTCATTAGAAAAGCTCTTATTCGGCATATAGCTAATAACCTAAACGTAATTTAGTCGCTTTTGTTAGATGACGTTTTAGTGAATGGCTTAGGCTTTAAATACTTAAAACCTAGTGTAGTCATGCATGCCAACACTATCATGAACGAGAACAAAAAAAACAGCAGCAATAGTTCAACTATTGCTGCTGTTTTTTGTTTCTATGACTCCATCGGTTCAACAGCCTTTGGGCCGTTGATTTGGAGTGGCTATGTTACAAAACTGGCGCTAATCCTACTAAGAGCGGAGACTAGCGCCTAGATTGCTCTTAGTGGGTTCTGAACTGACCAACAAGACCTTGCAACTGCTCAGATAAACGAGTCAAGTCATCACTGCTAACCGCTGTTTGCTGCGATCCTCTAGACGTCTGCTCAACCATGTCTAGAATGTCATGGATATTGCGGCTGATCTCGCCAATAACAACACTTTGCTGCTCACTTGCCGTGGCAATCTGGGTATTCTTTTCGGTAATAGCGGCTACCGATTCAGTTATCCGACCTAAAGAGTCACCGGCTTTACTCGTGTGTTCAACACAAGCTTGAGCCTGGCTACGGCTAGCGCCCATAGTTGTAACCGCAGTATTCGCACTGGCTTGTAAGCGCTCGATCATACTCTGAATTTCCTGAGTCGAGTCCTGAGTACGTTGTGCTAAGGTACGTACTTCATCTGCAACGACGGCAAATCCGCGACCTTGCTCACCTGCTCTGGCAGCTTCAATCGCGGCATTCAATGCAAGTAAGTTAGTTTGGTCGGCAATGCCACGTATAACATCAAGCACGGTCGCAATAGTATTACTGTCTTTCTCAACTTGCAAAATAGCATTCGACGCGTGCTCAATTTCTGAAGTCAGCTGATTAATACTGCTAATTGCCTGCGTAACAATAACCTGCCCTTGAGTAGCCTCTTTGTCTGAATCGCTTGCTGCGGTAGCTGCGTCACCGGCATTTTCGGCGACGTCTTGCACCGTTGCTACCATTTCAGTTGTCGCTGCAGATACTTGGTCTATAGCACGTTTTTGTTGA
Coding sequences within:
- a CDS encoding LysE family translocator, translating into MEFTAWASLAFICMMGAMTPGPSLAVVLKHTVSGGRMNGVVASLAHGLGIALYATLTVIGLAIIIKETPWLFNLIKYAGVIMLLWLAYKSLTSKAAVTKLDEQGPTVTLKQSFLHGFFIAFFNPKLTIFFLALFGQFVDEQAGWQHSAIMVATVVSTDTLWYCLIVIVLSQSNLLVKLKANAHIVDKVTGIGLLAVAARVAL